A stretch of DNA from Thermus antranikianii DSM 12462:
ACCGGTTGGGCCTGGAGTTTCGGGAAAGGGGGGAGGCCCTCCTGGCCGAGGTGGAGGTAGAGGGGGAAAAGGGGTTTTTCCTCAAGCCCCTCACCTACTACAACCTGAGCGGCCAGGTGGTGGCTCCCCTGATGCGCTTTTACAAGATTCCCCCGGAGCGCCTTCTGGTGGTCCACGACGAGATGGACCTACCCCTGGGCCGCTTGCGCTTCAAGGCAGGGGGTAGCCCCGCGGGAAACCGCGGGGTGGCCTCCATCGCCCAGGCCCTGGGGACCGAGGCCTTCCACCGCCTGCGCTTAGGGATTGGCAAGCCCCCTTCCCGGGAGCTTGGGGCAGCGTATGTCCTTTCCCCCTTCCTTCCCGAGGAGTGGCCGGTGGTGGAGCGGGTCCTCGAGGCGGCCAAGGAAGCCGTGCTCTGCTGGGTGAAGGAGGGGCTTCTTCCCTGCGCGGGCCGTTTTAACGGCCTGGATCTTTCCCAGGGCTTGGGGGAAAAGGGCTAAGCTTTAGGCATGGCCGCGCCTAAGGTCCTCCTC
This window harbors:
- the pth gene encoding aminoacyl-tRNA hydrolase gives rise to the protein MFLVVGQGNPGERYARTRHNLGFMVLDRLGLEFRERGEALLAEVEVEGEKGFFLKPLTYYNLSGQVVAPLMRFYKIPPERLLVVHDEMDLPLGRLRFKAGGSPAGNRGVASIAQALGTEAFHRLRLGIGKPPSRELGAAYVLSPFLPEEWPVVERVLEAAKEAVLCWVKEGLLPCAGRFNGLDLSQGLGEKG